In the genome of Planctomycetia bacterium, the window GACAAGCCGGTTCTGCAAATGGCCTCAAATCCTCGGCGGTCAGTTTTTTCCTTTCAATTTTTTGAGTTATCTCGGAAGGCTGCGAATAATCCTCGTGCATAGGTCGGAGCCGGCTACTCCGCCCCCAACACATCTCACGCAGGTCATTCGACGGCGCTCCGGGTATTTCGGCTTCGGTTCTCGCATCCTCATACCTGGAAAGAGTAGGGACGGTTCGGCATGGGCACGATTCTCATCGACAAATTGTTGCAGACCGTCGTCAATCAAGGGGCGAGCGATCTCCATATCTCCGTAGGCCAACCGCCGGTCATTCGTTTGCATGGCCGGATGCGTCGTTTAGAGACGAAGTCGTTGACGGCCGACGACACCGTGGCGCTGATGAAGAGCATCACGCCCGAGCGCTGCCAAACCGAGCTTCAGGAAGCGGGCGGTAGCGACTTCGGTTTCTCTTTCGGAACGCAAACTCGCTTTCGCGTTTCGATCTTCAAACAGCGCGGCTTTATCGGGATGGTGCTGCGGCAGATCCCGAATAAGTTTATGTCGATGGAAGACCTAGGGCTTCCGCCGGTCTGTAAAGACTTGATTAATCGCCCTCGCGGTTTGTTTTTGGTGACCGGGCCGACCGGTTCCGGCAAGACGACCAGCCTCGCGAGCATGATCAATTGGCTCAACGAAAACACCGATCGCCACATCATTACGATCGAAGATCCGATCGAGTTTCAGCACGAACATAAGAAATCGACGGTCAATCAACGCGAAATCGGCGTCGATGTCGGTTCGTTCTCCGAGGCGATCCGCCGTGCTCTGCGGCAAGATCCCGACGTAATCCTCGTCGGTGAAATGCGCGACTTGGAAACGATCGAAGCGGCGATCACGGCCGCCGAAACCGGCCACGTCGTGTTCGGCACGCTCCACACGACCGGTGCTCAAGGAACCGTCAACCGAATCATCGACGTGTTCCCGACCAATCAGCAGGAGCAGATCCGTACTCAGCTTTCGACGGCGATCATCGGTGTGCTTTCGCAAACCTTGGTGCCGAAGATCGGCGGCGGCCGACGCGGCGCTTATGAAATGCTCGTCGTATCGCCGGGCATCGCGAACCTGATTCGTGAGAACAAAACGTTCCGCATCAACTCGGCGATCCAGACTGGTGCGAAGGTCGGAATGCGATTGATGGATGATTCGCTTTACAACCTGTGGCGAAAGGGAGACTGCACGAAGGAAGATGTTATCGAACGATCCGTGTATCCCGACGATCTAGCCGCTCGCATCACGAAAGCCGAGCGAGGCGTTTTCGACGACGAGGAATAAGCAAACGCGAATTGAGCTACAGATGGTCCGCAAGACTCGAACTTCGATTAGTCCGTGTAAGAAGATTTGAAGATGGCATTCAAACGAATCGGTCAGATTTTCGTCGACCGAAAATTCATGACTCGCGATCAGCTCGAGATGGTGCTCGAAGAGCAACGCTCGCGGCCGGGGGAATTGCTCGGCAAGATCGCCGAAGAAATGAATTTGATTACCGACGAGCAGCTTGTCGAAGCGCTCGCCGAACAGATGGGAATGCCCGCCGTTGCGCTGGGCGAAATCACGATCCCGATCGAGGTTTTGGCGCACGTTACCGAACCGATGGCGACGTTGTACCGGATCATTCCGTTGAGCTTTCGCGACGGCGTTTTGACGATCGCGATGTGCGATCCGCAAAAGCTGCAGATTCTCGATGAGTTGCGCAATTTTCTCGGCTATGAAATGCGCGGCGTCGTGGCTTCGGAGCGAGAAATTCAGCAAGCCCTGACGCGTTATTATTCGACTGCGGAAAGCGTCGAAGACATCATCGGCGATCTCTCGGGCGACTCGGAACTGATGGCTGCGCTGGAAGGGGCAAGCCGCGAAGGGGCCTACGATCTGACGAAGTCGGAAGAGCTTGCCGATAGCGCGCCGGTTCGCAAGCTGCTCAACATGATCATGCTGTTGGCGATCAAGGATCGTGCGAGCGATTTGCACTTCGAGCCGTTTGAAGACGAATTCAAAGTCCGAATCAAAGCCGACGGCGTGCTCTATGAAATGGTGCCGCCGCCGAAGCACTTGGCATTCGCGATTACGACGCGCATTAAGGTGATGGCGAACCTCGATATTGCGGAGCGCCGGTTGCCGCAAGACGGACGCATCGAATTGACGATCGGCGGTCATCCCGTCGACTTGCGCGTGTCGGTGCTCCCGACGATGTTCGGCGAGAGCGTCGTTATGCGGGTACTCGATCGCTCGGCCGTGAAGCTCGACCTGGAAGGGGTCGGGATGTCGCCCGAGACATTGCGGAGCTTCCGTGAGGTGATCGAAAAGCCGAACGGCATCGTGCTCGTTACCGGTCCGACGGGATCGGGGAAGACGACGACTCTTTATTCGGCGATCAGCGAGTTGAACGAAATCGCCGATAAGGTCATCACGACGGAAGACCCGATCGAATACGATATCGACGGCGTCATTCAGGTGCCGATCGATTCGACGATCGGAAACACCTTCGCCAATTGCCTCCGGGCGATTCTACGGCAAGATCCCGACATCATCCTCGTCGGTGAGATTCGCGATCCCGAGACCGCGGAAATCGCCGTGCAGGCTTCGCTGACCGGGCACATGGTGTTCAGCACTTTGCATACGAACGATGCCCCGAGCTCGGTGACGCGGTTGCGCGATATGGGTGTGCCGCCGTTCTTAATCACGGCGACGGTCGAAGCGATTTTGGCGCAGCGCTTGGTGCGGCGCGTTTGCCAAAAGTGCCGACACGAAGTGAAGGCGAGTATGGATTTGCTCGCTGAACTTCAACTTACGCCCGACGACATCATGGGAAAGAAATTCTATCGCGGCGTCGGGTGCGATGTCTGCAACGGCACCGGTTACAAAGGACGGGTCGGGCTGTTCGAGTTGATGATCTTCAACGACGACCTGCGCGAAATGGTGATGCGCAATGCATCGACGGACGAATTGCGCGACAAGGCTCGTAGTTACGGAATGGTAGCGCTTCGCGATGCCGGTTTGGAATTCGCATATCAAGGTTTAACGACGATCGAAGAGGTAGTGCGCGAAACGGTGCTTGAAGGTTAAGCGGCGCTTGCCTTCCGGCATGCGCCACCGAACGACATACATCGATTCTCGCTCGCGGTCTTCCAGTTATAAGGTTTACGACGATGCCTACGTTCCAATTCGAGGCGATGGATCCGACCGGCAAAGAGATCAAGGATGTGATCGAAGCCGTGAACGAGGAGGAAGCCCAGGCGACGATTCGCCAAATGGGCTACTACGTCACGAAGATCTCGGCGAAGAAGGTCCGAAAAGGGGCCGCGAAGAAAAGCGATAAAGGAAAGAATCGCAGCTTCGTGATCGGTGGTGTGAAGTCGAAAGATCTCACGACGTTTACTCGCCAATTATCGATCTTGCAGGACGCCGGTTTGCCGATTCTGCGCAGCCTGAAAATCTTGGAGACTCAGTCGAAGCCCGGCAAGCTCAAGAATTCATTGATGGACGTTTGCGAAGATATCGAATCCGGGTCGACGTTGTCGGAATCGATGTCGAAGTGCCCAAAGGTGTTCGATCGCTTGTACGTCAACATGATCAAAGCGGGAGAAGCGGGCGGTGCGTTGGAAGTGATCTTGCGCCGTCTGGCAGAGTTTCAAGAAAAGTCGCAATCGTTGAAGCGCAAAGTCAAAGGGGCGATGGTTTATCCGGTCGTCGTCGTGCTTGTGGCCGTCGGCATTTTGGTCTTTATCATGATCAAGATCGTGCCTGCGTTCGAGAAGATCTTCAAAGACTTCGATGCCGAACTTCCCGGCATGACGCAATTGCTCATCAACTTGTCGAACTGGGTAGCCAACTACTGGTTTCTCATACCGTTGTTTCCGATCTCGATCGTGTTGATGGTGAAGTTGATTTGTAAATTCAAAGCCGGCCGTATGGGCTGGCATTTATTTACCTTGAAGTTTCCGGTCTTCGGGCAGATCGTCGAAAAGAACATCGTCGCTCGCACGACGCGCACGTTGGGGACGTTGGTGTCCAGCGGCGTGCCGATTCTCGAGGCGCTCAATATCACGCGCGAAACGAGCGGCAACGCCGTATTCGAACAACTCTACGGCCGCGTTTACGACTCCATTCGCGAAGGAGAATCGATCGCCAAACCGATGCGCGATTACTCACGCACGAAATTCAACATCATCGCCGCATTCTTTTGGGTTGCGTTCGTACCGGTCGTCGGCATCTTGATTTACATCATGCGGGCCACGCAGCGCATCATCGACGATCTCGTGGTCAATATGATCGACGTCGGCGAAGAAACGGGCGAACTCGATAAGATGCTTTATAAAGTCGCCGACAACTACGACGAAGAGGTCGATGTATTGACGGAAAGCCTTGTCAGCTTGCTCGAGCCGTTGTTGATCGTGGTGTTGGGAGTCATGGTCGGCTTTATCGTGATCGCATTGTTCTTGCCGCTGGTCGCGCTGATTCAAAAGTTGAGTTAGTCACGGGATTCGATCGAGGGTTTGGTTCGGAAAACATTTCTCGTATTAGACGCGTTAGATTTCGGTCGTGCGACGATGTCCGCAGCGGTCGAGTTTTCAAGGAGATAGAGACATGGCGGCGCAGCAAAGTGAGTGGTTGGAAAACACAAGAATGCAAGTCGCGACCCAGAGGCGTCGCCGCGCCGCGAGCGGCTTCACGCTCGTCGAACTCCTCATGGTGATCGCCATTATCGGCACGCTGATGGCCATGCTCAGCGTGGCGGTGTGGAAAGTGCTCGATTTTGCGAAGCAAGGCAGGATCATCGTCGAAATACAGCAGTTGCAATCGGCGATGCAAGCGTACAAGGAAAAGAGCATTCAATATCCTCCTTGCCTCGGCGAGGCGCAGGACACTACCGCCAATCTCAATATTAGAAAAGTGCATTTTATGCGGCATATTCAAGCCGCTTTCGCGAACGCCAACTACGGCCCGACCGCGGGTAACTTCGACACGCTTCGAAATCAAATCGCATCGACAGCTTTCGGCACCGGAACGCAGATCTACCGCTATAGAAAAGCAGTAGGAACTATCACGGCTCTCGATCTCAATACGTTGGACCAAGCCGAGGCACTTGTCTTTTGGCTCGGAGGAATGCCGACTCCCGTCGATGGGACTACCGGACTTCCTATCGTCGCGAATCGGCTCTTCGGTTTTAACCGAGATCGAGATAACCCCTTCCGTCGCGATTCTACGGCGCAAGAACTGGTCGACGCGATGCGGTTTCGTACGGACTCGTTATTCGACTTCGTGCAAGATCGCTTGATCGACAACGATGACGACGGGTGGTTGGAGTATTCACCGACGAGTTATCGCGACGGAGAGTATTCGGCCCCTTACGTGTACTTCGATGCTCCCACTTATGTAGCTTCGACGACCGCGCCGGGAGTTTTGCCTTTCAATATTCCCAATCTTACCGGCTATCCTCGTTCCGGCGAGTTGTTGGCAGCTACTTTCTCCAATAGATGGGGGATGGCCGTTCCCATGGCGGACGTGTATGTGTCGGGTACCAAAACCCCGATTCGATGGAAGCGTCCTGAGAGTTTTCAGATCATTGCTCCCGGAAAAGATGGAATGTATTCGACCCCGACGAATGTTACTTCCAATGACCTGTCGACATTGATGCGTATGCCTCTTTTTCCGTCAGGCGATACCTACTCGAAGGCGACTTCTTATACGGCGAAGACTTCGTATATGAACCAAGAGTTAGATAACCTGACGAACTTGGCGGATAGCACTTTAGACGAAGCTCGCCAGGCGGTGAGGTAACGATGTTCGACTCTCGAAAAAGTCCGAAGCGTGAAAATCATCGGTATCGTGGCCGCCGCGGTTTCACGTTGATTGAAATGCTCGTCGTGATCGCGATCATTGCGATTCTGACTTCGATTTTTCTTGGCGCGCTATCGTCGTCGGAGCGACTTGCGAAAGCTTCGCGCACGCGCGCTCTGATCCAAAAGCTGCATAACGTGATGATGTCCCGTTGGGATGCCTATCGCACGATACGATTGCCGATTTCATTGGAGTCCAACGGTGCCTCGGCGTCGGCAGGCTACGCGGGAAGCGAGTCGACTCGGTTTCGACAGGACATGGCTCGGCGCAAAATGCTCGCCCTGCGTGAACTGGTGCGAATGGAAATGCCGGATCGATACGATGACATCCTCTTCGACTCGGCGAACTTCCCGGTGGTTTTGAAGTCGCCTTCGGGGGCGGCTATCCGTCCGTTCTTGTGGAGCGCTTATAATCGTAAGATTCTTTCCGTGAAGGCAGGTTCGACCGATCCGACGGTTTCAGGCATGTCTTCCTCGCAATTCATCAAAATGCTTGCGGAGCGTTATCAGTCGGCCGAATGCTTGTACATGATCGTGACGCTCGGCGTCGAAGACTCCAGTACTTCGACGGAGCACTTTTCCGCGAAGGATATCGGAGACGCCGACAGCGACGGCATGTTCGAGTTCGTCGATGCTTGGGGTATCCCGATCGAATTCCTTCGCTGGGCGCCGGGCTTCATTTCACCGATGCAGCCGATGTACAGCTATCCGATACCGGGTGCCGGTTCGTTCTTTGATGCTTCGAGCCAGCCTCGTGATCCCAGCAATCCCAACGCGGTGCTTAGTCATTGGAAGGTTCAGAACGAATACTTTAACGATACGAACGCACCTGCCGGAGCACTTAGTCAGAGATGGGTAGTGATCGATCAAGACGACCCGTTCAACCCGATGCGCGTCGGTCCTACACCTGATACGGTCGTTAACAAGGCATTAGTTAAATCGACTCGCTGGCAGCCGGGATATTCCGCGCCGGAACACGGTTTCATCCTCATTCCGCTGATCTATTCATGTGGGGGAGATTTCAAATCCGGAATCGACCATTGTTATGCGAGCGAAGGGTATACGCTCAAAACAAGTCCTACGGCAAGCTTAGGACCCATTAAAGACAGCGATCCTTACAATATCTACAAAAGCGCGACTGCGGACGGGAGTTTTCGCGGAACCAAGGTCGGCGGAGAACGTCTTGTCGTAGGCGAGGGGTACTACCCCGGGGACGGAAATAGTCTTGATAACATTCACAATCAAGATATTGGATCGCGATGATGTACGAAGCTAGTTTGATTACGTTGCGAATCAAGCCTCAAGCCGGCCGCAAGCCCGCTGCGCAAATTCGATTACGGTCGGGTTTCACGTTGATGGAGCTGATGGTCGTTATCCTGATTCTACTTTCAGTGACGGCCGTTTCCATTCCCTTGGTGACTCCGGCATTGTCAGGTCGACAGGTGCGTGAAGGAGCTCGGATGGTGAGCACCTTTTTTAATGCGGCTCGCAATCGAGCGATCGAAACGGGCCGACCGGCAGGCGTGTGGATCGAGCGAATGCCGAGCATGCGAGAAGCGGCCTCGACCATGTACTATGCCGAAATTCCCCCGCTCTATTCCGGCGACTTTCTTGATTCTCAAGTCGAGCTGTTTAATGTCAACGGCACCCCAAACGGCGATGTGATAAGTGGCGCGCTCTTTAAGGGAGAGAGCACCGACCCTACTTGTAAAGATTGTTGGAATATCGTGGTGCCTCGTGGTAGGACGACATTCAATTCCGACGCGTGGGCGAGTCCCGACCCTAAGGATCAGCAAATCGTTCGTCCGGGCGATTTGATCCAGATCGAAGGGAGTGATCTGCGTATTCCATTGAAGTCGGTAAGAATTAATTTCGGCAGTACAAGCGTCAGTACTCAGACGACACACTTGTGGTGGTATCTCTATCGCGGACGAAATTGCAATGCCGGCCCTGACGGAACTTACTCCGATGAACGGCGCATCGGCGGAGAATGGGTGATCAATTGGTTCGATCGAGCTTATAGCGTCGGTAGAGATGTGGTTCGCTCTACCACGAACTTTCCGATGAACCCGGGCGTCACCGGCTTGAAGTATAAGATTTATCGACAGCCTGTGAAGCTTCAGGCCGGATCGGTGAAGTTGCCGGAAGGAATCGTCATCGATCTCGGTTTTTCGGCAATTACGAACGGCACCACCACCGACCCGGGAATCCCCTTTCATCCCCGCTCGGAGATTGCGTCTCCTTACTACGGAGCCGAGGCCGTCCCGCAAGATGAAACTCCGGTCATTCTCGTCTTTTCGCCCGGCGGTCATGTCGAACGGTTGTATTTTCGCATGAAGGAAAACAACGCCGGAACGACGAATCTTCAATGGGTGTGGGGTGGGAACGAACCGTTCGGTCAAATTCATTTTCTGATCGGAAAACTAGAAAAGATCCTGAAGGATGAGTATTTCAGCTCGGGATATACCGCGACCGACAATTTCAACATTCAAGTAAAAAAGAACTGGCTCGACCTTGAGAACATTTGGGTAAACGTGAATCCGCAAACGGGATTTATTTCAACCAGCCTCATCGATGAATTGAATACTAATGCGTATTTCCTTAGTACGGACAAGACGGTCGGTGCATCGAATCCGGCGAATATCGCAGCCACGCGATCTAATGCGCGCTACGGTCGCGTCATAGGAGGAAATTAAAGATGACGACGGCCTTTCGAAATTCCGCTCGACCTCGTTTCAGTAGCGTACGCCGCGGGGTGACGTTGCTCGAAGTTCTGGTCGCGATGGGAGTCATGATCGTAGGTCTGTTGGGCATGGCGGCGTTGATTCCTTTGGGCCGTATGGAGCTTGTCGAAGCGGAAAAGCTCGACAACGCTTCGACGGTCGGTCGTTGGGCATTTCGCGACGTGACCATTCGAGGATATCTCCAGCCGGAAAATTGGATCGATCCCGCGAACGGCGAGCCGGTTTTCGGCCCAGGAGGGGGTGGCTACGATCTTGTTTCCGGAAGCATTGCTCCGATGAGAAGCTTCAAAATCAAAGGCGCTCCCAACGCGACCGTTCCCCCGTATGCACCGATCGTCATAGATCCGCTAATGATTGCGCCGCGAAAACTCTCGACTGCGAACGATCAGAAGCAGCGGGAGATTTGCGGTCTCTTTCCATATAGCTTGAATTTGCCCGGCGCTACGGCGGGAATGCCGGAACTGGCTGGGTTGGTGCCGAAGATCGCCCGCGTTTCCTTGCGAGCATTTCCTTCCGACATAACGGCACTTCCGGCGGCCCGGACGAAGCTCATCATGAATAGCGATGTGGCGAGCCGTTTCTTTCGCTCGACCGATGATTTGAATTTCCAGGTTCCTCAAGATACCACGCGTCGCCCGATTCAAATCTATTCGCAAACGAGTTCGTCGGACACTTCCTTTTACACCAACGACGGCTATACGACCGAAACGCAATTGACGTCGAGTGTCGCTGCTCGGCAGTTTACGGGAGCTTATAGTTGGTTTCTCGTTGCCGAGCCGAGCTTAGCGGAGTTTTATTCTTCCGCGCCTAATGCACCTGCCATGGGAGGCCCCAACGCGTCTGCCGTCGGTATCCGACAATTCCGGGTTTGGGTAGTAGTGTGTCATCAGCGAATTCTTAACCCCGTAGCCGAGCAGTCGTTCACGGACCCGCAGGGTATCAGCGAACGGCTTGTTTACGTGGACTTCATCGATCGTAATACCGCACGCATCCGAGTGAATGGAATTACCGATGAAGCGGCTGCCGCTAATGCACTCAACGTAAAAGCGAACCAATGGATCGCCGTCGTAGGGCGTTATAAAGAGCCGCTACTGGGTGACGACAATCGCTATGTCATGGAATGGTATCGCGTAAGCGGCGCTGCCGAGCGACCGACGCTTCTCCCGGATTCGCAATCGCAATGGTATCGAGAGGTAACGCTCGTCGGTCGCGAGTTCTCCGGACTCGGGTTTTCCTTCCTCGATGAAGATACCGACACGACGTACCCGGATCTTGCTACGACGTTGGCGGGCAACACGGGCGATGTTCCGCTAATGACCGGGTGGGGAATCATCGTGTCCGGGGTGCGAGGAGTTTACGAGAAGTCGATTTATCTGGATCGCCCCTCTATTTATTCGGTTCGGTACTAAATGCTTTCGTATGCCGATCGATAAAGATCGCTTCCTCGATCGAACTTGCGGCTACTCCATGCATCAAACAAATAACGATCCCATGCCGACGATGCGTCATGCAGGCGACGCGAATTTGCGGAGAAATCAGGATATGAATCGCCATCGGAACTTGAACGCGTACCGGAGGCCGATCGTGCGCAACCTGCGAAGCCCTTCAAAGGGCGTCATCTTGCTCGTCATGCTCGGGCTCCTCTCGATCTTTACGCTGGTCGCGGTGACCTTCGTCGTGTCGTCCGGTCATGCGCGTCGGGGAGCTGCGGCGGCATCGCGCGTCGAGCAAGTGGGCGATCCCTATGATGTGCTTTTAAACCAAGCGATGTTGCAGATCGCCCGAGGTTCGAACCATCCGCAATCGGCGATCGGGCATCATGGTCTGTTGGAGGATATGTACGGCAACTCCGACGCCGTATCGGGTTGCGTATACTTCGACCCCGACAACGGCTCCGTCGGCACAAGCATCTATTCAGGAGCGCCAAAATCGTCGCAGCGTTCGCAGTACAACGTTTCTGTTTCGGGCGAAAACTATTCTCCGCCGATGTTGATCGAAATCGGTGCCGTCAGTTTTGGCTGGGATCGCGAGCCCGGAATCGCGCTCGTAGACGACAACGGTAATTCAGT includes:
- a CDS encoding type IV pilus twitching motility protein PilT; protein product: MGTILIDKLLQTVVNQGASDLHISVGQPPVIRLHGRMRRLETKSLTADDTVALMKSITPERCQTELQEAGGSDFGFSFGTQTRFRVSIFKQRGFIGMVLRQIPNKFMSMEDLGLPPVCKDLINRPRGLFLVTGPTGSGKTTSLASMINWLNENTDRHIITIEDPIEFQHEHKKSTVNQREIGVDVGSFSEAIRRALRQDPDVILVGEMRDLETIEAAITAAETGHVVFGTLHTTGAQGTVNRIIDVFPTNQQEQIRTQLSTAIIGVLSQTLVPKIGGGRRGAYEMLVVSPGIANLIRENKTFRINSAIQTGAKVGMRLMDDSLYNLWRKGDCTKEDVIERSVYPDDLAARITKAERGVFDDEE
- the tadA gene encoding Flp pilus assembly complex ATPase component TadA, which gives rise to MAFKRIGQIFVDRKFMTRDQLEMVLEEQRSRPGELLGKIAEEMNLITDEQLVEALAEQMGMPAVALGEITIPIEVLAHVTEPMATLYRIIPLSFRDGVLTIAMCDPQKLQILDELRNFLGYEMRGVVASEREIQQALTRYYSTAESVEDIIGDLSGDSELMAALEGASREGAYDLTKSEELADSAPVRKLLNMIMLLAIKDRASDLHFEPFEDEFKVRIKADGVLYEMVPPPKHLAFAITTRIKVMANLDIAERRLPQDGRIELTIGGHPVDLRVSVLPTMFGESVVMRVLDRSAVKLDLEGVGMSPETLRSFREVIEKPNGIVLVTGPTGSGKTTTLYSAISELNEIADKVITTEDPIEYDIDGVIQVPIDSTIGNTFANCLRAILRQDPDIILVGEIRDPETAEIAVQASLTGHMVFSTLHTNDAPSSVTRLRDMGVPPFLITATVEAILAQRLVRRVCQKCRHEVKASMDLLAELQLTPDDIMGKKFYRGVGCDVCNGTGYKGRVGLFELMIFNDDLREMVMRNASTDELRDKARSYGMVALRDAGLEFAYQGLTTIEEVVRETVLEG
- a CDS encoding type II secretion system F family protein; this encodes MPTFQFEAMDPTGKEIKDVIEAVNEEEAQATIRQMGYYVTKISAKKVRKGAAKKSDKGKNRSFVIGGVKSKDLTTFTRQLSILQDAGLPILRSLKILETQSKPGKLKNSLMDVCEDIESGSTLSESMSKCPKVFDRLYVNMIKAGEAGGALEVILRRLAEFQEKSQSLKRKVKGAMVYPVVVVLVAVGILVFIMIKIVPAFEKIFKDFDAELPGMTQLLINLSNWVANYWFLIPLFPISIVLMVKLICKFKAGRMGWHLFTLKFPVFGQIVEKNIVARTTRTLGTLVSSGVPILEALNITRETSGNAVFEQLYGRVYDSIREGESIAKPMRDYSRTKFNIIAAFFWVAFVPVVGILIYIMRATQRIIDDLVVNMIDVGEETGELDKMLYKVADNYDEEVDVLTESLVSLLEPLLIVVLGVMVGFIVIALFLPLVALIQKLS
- a CDS encoding type II secretion system GspH family protein; the encoded protein is MAAQQSEWLENTRMQVATQRRRRAASGFTLVELLMVIAIIGTLMAMLSVAVWKVLDFAKQGRIIVEIQQLQSAMQAYKEKSIQYPPCLGEAQDTTANLNIRKVHFMRHIQAAFANANYGPTAGNFDTLRNQIASTAFGTGTQIYRYRKAVGTITALDLNTLDQAEALVFWLGGMPTPVDGTTGLPIVANRLFGFNRDRDNPFRRDSTAQELVDAMRFRTDSLFDFVQDRLIDNDDDGWLEYSPTSYRDGEYSAPYVYFDAPTYVASTTAPGVLPFNIPNLTGYPRSGELLAATFSNRWGMAVPMADVYVSGTKTPIRWKRPESFQIIAPGKDGMYSTPTNVTSNDLSTLMRMPLFPSGDTYSKATSYTAKTSYMNQELDNLTNLADSTLDEARQAVR
- a CDS encoding type II secretion system GspH family protein encodes the protein MFDSRKSPKRENHRYRGRRGFTLIEMLVVIAIIAILTSIFLGALSSSERLAKASRTRALIQKLHNVMMSRWDAYRTIRLPISLESNGASASAGYAGSESTRFRQDMARRKMLALRELVRMEMPDRYDDILFDSANFPVVLKSPSGAAIRPFLWSAYNRKILSVKAGSTDPTVSGMSSSQFIKMLAERYQSAECLYMIVTLGVEDSSTSTEHFSAKDIGDADSDGMFEFVDAWGIPIEFLRWAPGFISPMQPMYSYPIPGAGSFFDASSQPRDPSNPNAVLSHWKVQNEYFNDTNAPAGALSQRWVVIDQDDPFNPMRVGPTPDTVVNKALVKSTRWQPGYSAPEHGFILIPLIYSCGGDFKSGIDHCYASEGYTLKTSPTASLGPIKDSDPYNIYKSATADGSFRGTKVGGERLVVGEGYYPGDGNSLDNIHNQDIGSR